One Serpentinicella alkaliphila DNA segment encodes these proteins:
- a CDS encoding ABC transporter permease, with product MQLYNITLNNLLRRKAKMFFVLLGLSIGIATIVSVYSIVEAMKIEMTRQVSEFGVNVVITPDSGGLTFSYGGITLPEILYDVENLTLEDVEVVSNIPSKEMVKIIAPKFIGTGHLENHKKVILVGANIQEEFLIKPWLRIKDESNEPAMVSVEKELSENNADGKKMDYEALDLARQNLEDLNLQDNQVILGYNLATSLNLVEGDILKLSGKEYEVSGILEESGSSEDQQVLMNLNSAQELLERVNEITIIEMAVDYISGSEEALISEINESIPHAKVASLRQETLRRDEMLVRLVRFGITLSAIILLVGMLVVALTMSNSVRERTREIGIFRAIGFRKYHIAKMIIMEGLSISILGGFTGFIAGTLMARYAGPFISDMNIVVPWSMGLLAISVGLAIVIGVVSSIYPAYKASNQDPAESLRFI from the coding sequence ATGCAACTATACAATATAACATTAAATAATCTATTGAGACGTAAGGCGAAAATGTTCTTTGTTTTACTTGGTCTAAGTATTGGAATAGCAACTATTGTATCTGTGTACAGTATTGTAGAGGCTATGAAAATAGAAATGACTCGTCAAGTATCGGAATTTGGAGTAAATGTAGTTATTACTCCGGATTCTGGGGGACTAACTTTTTCATATGGGGGAATAACCCTTCCTGAAATATTATATGATGTTGAAAATCTAACTCTAGAGGACGTAGAGGTAGTTAGCAATATTCCATCTAAGGAAATGGTTAAAATAATTGCCCCTAAATTTATAGGTACGGGTCACCTAGAGAATCATAAAAAAGTAATCCTTGTTGGAGCAAATATTCAAGAGGAGTTTCTAATAAAACCGTGGTTACGTATAAAAGATGAAAGTAACGAGCCAGCTATGGTAAGTGTTGAAAAGGAGCTATCTGAAAATAATGCTGATGGCAAAAAAATGGATTACGAGGCTTTAGATTTAGCTAGACAGAATCTAGAAGACCTAAACCTTCAAGACAATCAAGTAATTTTAGGTTACAATTTAGCAACTTCTTTAAATCTAGTTGAGGGTGATATTTTAAAGCTATCAGGTAAAGAGTATGAGGTATCAGGAATTTTAGAGGAAAGTGGGTCTTCTGAAGATCAGCAGGTTTTAATGAATTTAAACTCAGCTCAAGAATTATTAGAACGAGTAAATGAAATTACAATTATAGAGATGGCAGTAGATTATATAAGTGGTTCTGAGGAAGCATTAATTTCAGAAATTAATGAATCAATTCCTCATGCAAAGGTAGCCAGTCTTCGTCAGGAAACCTTGAGAAGAGATGAAATGTTAGTTAGATTAGTAAGGTTTGGTATTACTTTATCCGCAATTATTCTATTAGTTGGCATGTTAGTTGTAGCTTTAACAATGTCTAACTCTGTAAGAGAGAGGACTAGAGAGATTGGTATATTTAGAGCTATTGGTTTCCGTAAGTACCATATAGCAAAGATGATAATTATGGAAGGCTTATCAATTAGTATATTAGGGGGATTTACAGGATTTATTGCTGGAACCCTAATGGCCCGTTACGCAGGTCCTTTCATATCAGATATGAATATAGTTGTCCCTTGGAGTATGGGTTTACTGGCAATATCAGTTGGATTAGCCATAGTTATTGGCGTAGTATCAAGTATATATCCAGCTTATAAAGCTTCAAATCAGGACCCGGCGGAATCCTTGAGATTTATATAA
- a CDS encoding ABC transporter ATP-binding protein, producing the protein MSEIMISLKNICKTYTSMGDEVQALRSVSFDIFKGESVSVMGHSGSGKSTLLSIIGALNPPTSGIIEIDGIDLYKLSAEKRADFRREYLGFVFQQFQLIPYLTAIENVMLPLTTTKRSNKEKREMAAEVLKKVGLEQKMNRLPNQLSGGEQERVAIARAIVNEPPLILADEPTGSLDTKTGDEIMELFQKLNEDGLTVLMVTHNPENVRYLKRTIMMKDGMLFQDNEGLVTPVATKKV; encoded by the coding sequence ATGTCTGAAATTATGATTTCATTAAAAAACATATGCAAAACATATACATCAATGGGAGATGAGGTTCAAGCATTGCGTTCTGTTTCCTTTGATATATTTAAAGGTGAATCAGTTAGTGTGATGGGGCATTCAGGTTCTGGTAAAAGTACATTACTATCTATAATTGGAGCTTTAAACCCTCCAACATCAGGGATAATTGAAATTGATGGAATAGATTTATATAAACTATCTGCTGAAAAGAGAGCGGATTTTAGAAGAGAGTATTTAGGGTTTGTTTTTCAACAATTTCAATTAATACCATATTTAACGGCTATTGAAAATGTAATGTTGCCACTAACAACTACAAAGCGTTCAAATAAGGAAAAGAGAGAAATGGCTGCTGAAGTATTAAAGAAAGTTGGGCTAGAGCAGAAGATGAATAGGCTCCCTAATCAGCTTTCAGGCGGTGAGCAGGAGAGAGTTGCGATTGCCAGAGCTATAGTAAATGAACCACCACTTATACTGGCAGATGAGCCAACTGGTAGTCTAGATACTAAAACTGGAGATGAAATAATGGAATTATTTCAAAAACTAAATGAAGATGGCTTAACCGTACTAATGGTAACCCACAATCCAGAAAATGTTCGTTACTTAAAGCGTACTATAATGATGAAGGACGGTATGCTATTTCAAGACAATGAAGGTTTAGTTACACCTGTAGCAACTAAAAAAGTGTAA
- a CDS encoding PTS sugar transporter subunit IIC produces the protein MEIIKGIGLLVLTLIIFSAFSFKAPKGQKAMSGLANATVATFLVEAIHKYISGDFFNLGFLGEVGTISGNMGGVAATSLVALAMGAKPVFAVTAGVAMGGYGILPGFIAGYLVGLISPFLERKLPEGVDIIVGALILAPIARLTGYLVAPIVNATLLSIGNMITVAAEQSPIVMGFLLGGIIKVICTSPLSSMALTAMLGLQGLAMGIAAIACVGGSFTNGIVFHRLKLGDKSKVIAVMLEPLTQADIVTQNPVPIYSSNFIGGGLAGIGASYFGIINNAPGTAAPIPGLLAPFGFNPPINVIGAIIIAAIGGTVAGLIGSVVFTNYRARIEK, from the coding sequence GTGGAAATTATAAAAGGGATAGGTCTATTAGTTTTAACACTTATTATATTTTCTGCATTTAGCTTCAAGGCACCAAAAGGACAAAAGGCTATGTCTGGATTAGCAAACGCTACAGTAGCAACTTTTTTAGTCGAGGCAATACATAAGTATATCAGTGGAGATTTCTTCAATTTAGGATTTTTAGGTGAGGTCGGGACCATTTCAGGTAATATGGGAGGCGTTGCGGCTACTTCCCTAGTTGCTTTAGCAATGGGGGCGAAACCGGTATTTGCAGTTACTGCTGGAGTTGCTATGGGTGGATATGGTATTTTGCCTGGTTTCATTGCAGGCTATTTAGTTGGTCTGATTAGTCCATTTTTAGAAAGGAAATTACCAGAGGGTGTAGATATAATTGTAGGTGCATTAATTCTTGCTCCAATAGCTAGATTAACAGGCTATTTAGTTGCGCCTATAGTAAATGCAACCTTACTTAGTATAGGAAATATGATTACTGTAGCTGCGGAGCAGTCTCCTATTGTGATGGGATTTTTATTAGGTGGAATTATTAAAGTAATATGTACATCTCCATTGAGTTCTATGGCACTAACTGCTATGCTTGGTCTTCAAGGCTTAGCCATGGGTATTGCTGCTATTGCCTGTGTAGGTGGATCATTTACAAATGGTATAGTATTTCATAGATTAAAATTAGGAGATAAGAGCAAAGTTATAGCTGTGATGTTAGAACCATTAACACAGGCAGATATTGTAACACAAAATCCAGTACCTATTTACTCATCTAATTTTATTGGTGGTGGATTAGCTGGAATTGGGGCATCGTATTTCGGCATAATAAATAATGCGCCGGGGACTGCAGCACCAATTCCTGGTTTGCTGGCACCCTTTGGTTTTAACCCTCCAATTAATGTTATAGGGGCTATTATCATAGCTGCCATAGGTGGGACAGTGGCGGGGTTAATAGGGAGTGTAGTTTTTACAAATTATAGGGCTAGAATTGAAAAATAG
- a CDS encoding ABC transporter permease, with amino-acid sequence MNIFQIAFSNLKRRKIKMLFLMMGLVVGVATVVAFQSIILGMNLDLGNRIDELGANVVIIPRSEGFEAHYGGTMVSDVTFDAQELTLDDIPNIYASSVAEYINIVSPKLVGAVKIEGKNTLIVGVETKKEFMQKPWFSLKEQVDLKPGESTADLGLIELPEDNVIVGTTAAKALNLEIGDLVKLNDQSFRVFGVLNELGSEEDGLIYANLSVVQNLLDKPNELSMIEVSAYCNYCPIEEIAMGLEEAIPNGRVISMRQAALFREETIEKFSKFGYALSGMVLLIAALVVLTTMVSSVNERTREIGIFRAVGFRKIHIIKILFLEIGMISALGGTIGYLIGIVVARYAGPYLAQISGEIPFQFGWFLPVVLTSIGLSILISLYPALKAARLDPAEALRFI; translated from the coding sequence ATGAATATATTTCAAATTGCGTTTAGCAACCTTAAAAGAAGAAAGATAAAGATGTTGTTTTTGATGATGGGCTTAGTTGTTGGAGTAGCTACAGTAGTGGCATTTCAAAGTATTATTCTAGGAATGAATTTAGATTTAGGTAATAGAATAGACGAATTAGGTGCCAATGTCGTAATAATACCACGTTCTGAAGGTTTTGAAGCACACTATGGTGGAACTATGGTATCTGATGTAACCTTTGATGCTCAAGAATTAACCTTAGATGACATACCTAATATATATGCTTCTTCTGTTGCAGAGTATATAAATATAGTCTCACCTAAATTAGTAGGAGCTGTTAAAATTGAAGGGAAAAATACCCTTATAGTTGGTGTTGAAACTAAAAAGGAATTTATGCAGAAGCCTTGGTTTTCACTAAAGGAGCAAGTAGATTTAAAACCAGGGGAAAGTACTGCAGACTTAGGGTTAATTGAGTTACCAGAAGATAACGTAATAGTTGGAACAACTGCAGCAAAAGCATTGAACCTAGAAATAGGTGATTTAGTAAAGCTTAATGACCAATCCTTTAGAGTGTTTGGTGTATTAAATGAACTAGGAAGTGAAGAGGACGGTTTAATATATGCAAATTTAAGTGTTGTACAAAATTTATTAGATAAACCAAATGAACTCTCAATGATTGAGGTATCAGCATACTGTAACTATTGTCCGATAGAAGAAATAGCTATGGGATTAGAAGAAGCAATACCTAATGGAAGAGTAATTTCTATGAGGCAAGCAGCTTTGTTTAGGGAAGAAACTATTGAAAAATTCTCTAAATTCGGTTATGCCCTTTCGGGTATGGTGTTATTAATTGCTGCATTAGTGGTACTAACCACAATGGTATCATCAGTAAATGAAAGAACTCGTGAAATTGGGATATTTAGAGCCGTAGGATTTAGAAAGATTCATATTATAAAAATATTATTTTTAGAGATAGGAATGATAAGTGCTTTAGGAGGAACTATAGGGTACCTGATAGGAATAGTTGTAGCTCGATATGCAGGTCCATATTTAGCGCAGATTTCAGGAGAAATACCGTTTCAATTTGGATGGTTTTTACCAGTTGTATTAACCTCTATAGGGTTATCAATTTTAATTAGTTTGTATCCAGCATTAAAGGCGGCGCGTTTAGATCCTGCAGAGGCATTAAGATTTATATAG
- the serA gene encoding phosphoglycerate dehydrogenase, giving the protein MKILVAEKIAQKGIDTLMESGMEVDVKLGITREELLASIKNYDAIIVRSVTKINEEFYEHATNLKVVGRAGNGVDNIEMDGATKRGIIVVNTPDANTVSAAEHTIGLLLSSGRNIPQANALIKDKKWDRSKFTGVELLNKTVGIVGLGRIGSLVATRLQSFGMHVIAYDPYITDERFKKFGAEKKETLAELVKESDFITVHTPKTDETFGMIGDEEFKIAKKGVRVVNCARGGIIDEAALERALKNGIVASAGIDVLVDEPNPVSPLIDLDNVVITPHLGADTFEAQDNVGLTVAKEVIHALRGEMVPNAVNLPTLQHQELESIKPYLSLGEILGKFYHQLRKDSINKIEIIYSGDVAKYETSVITLSILKGIFEPILKEQVNYVNASLIAKNRGIDVIEAKGSDALNYLNLVRIIITSKEKQFTIAGTISGKGQERVVEVNGYELDLSPSKYMIVAKNIDRPGIIGQVGTLLGVNKINIATMQVSRNFKGETALMFLTVDSDVPKHTLEVLTNIDGIVKVKFIRL; this is encoded by the coding sequence ATGAAAATTTTAGTTGCTGAAAAAATTGCTCAAAAAGGCATCGATACATTAATGGAATCAGGCATGGAAGTAGATGTAAAATTAGGAATTACAAGAGAGGAATTACTAGCATCAATAAAAAATTATGATGCTATTATTGTAAGAAGTGTTACAAAAATTAATGAAGAATTTTATGAGCATGCTACAAATCTAAAAGTAGTCGGAAGAGCGGGAAATGGCGTTGATAATATTGAAATGGATGGGGCTACGAAGAGAGGTATTATAGTTGTAAACACTCCAGATGCAAACACTGTATCTGCTGCAGAACATACAATCGGTTTATTATTATCGTCAGGTAGAAATATACCACAAGCAAATGCACTTATTAAAGATAAAAAGTGGGATAGAAGTAAGTTTACTGGTGTAGAGTTATTAAATAAAACGGTTGGGATAGTAGGCTTAGGCAGAATAGGTTCATTAGTAGCAACTAGGCTACAATCTTTCGGAATGCATGTAATTGCCTATGACCCATATATCACTGATGAGAGATTTAAAAAATTTGGAGCAGAAAAAAAGGAAACACTAGCAGAATTAGTTAAAGAATCAGACTTCATAACTGTTCATACACCAAAAACAGATGAAACTTTTGGAATGATAGGTGACGAAGAATTTAAAATTGCTAAAAAAGGTGTAAGAGTTGTGAACTGTGCAAGAGGTGGTATTATCGATGAGGCTGCATTAGAAAGAGCATTAAAAAATGGTATTGTTGCAAGCGCAGGTATTGACGTGCTTGTTGACGAACCAAATCCTGTATCACCTTTAATTGATCTTGATAATGTAGTAATTACCCCACATCTTGGGGCAGATACTTTCGAGGCTCAAGACAATGTTGGATTAACAGTTGCAAAGGAAGTAATACATGCCCTTAGGGGAGAAATGGTTCCAAATGCAGTTAACCTACCAACTCTTCAACATCAAGAGTTAGAAAGTATAAAGCCATACTTATCACTAGGAGAAATATTAGGCAAATTCTATCATCAGCTTAGAAAAGATTCTATTAATAAAATAGAAATAATATACAGTGGTGATGTAGCTAAGTATGAAACTTCAGTTATTACACTATCTATATTAAAGGGTATTTTTGAGCCTATATTAAAGGAACAGGTAAATTACGTAAATGCTAGCCTAATAGCTAAGAACAGAGGTATTGACGTAATAGAGGCCAAAGGGTCTGATGCACTTAATTATTTAAATCTAGTTAGAATTATAATAACATCTAAGGAAAAACAATTTACTATTGCCGGAACTATTTCAGGTAAAGGTCAGGAAAGAGTTGTAGAAGTAAATGGATATGAGTTAGATCTTAGTCCAAGTAAATATATGATAGTTGCAAAAAATATTGATAGACCGGGTATTATCGGTCAAGTAGGGACATTACTAGGAGTAAATAAAATAAATATTGCTACAATGCAGGTTAGTAGAAACTTCAAAGGGGAAACAGCATTAATGTTTTTAACTGTTGACTCTGATGTACCAAAGCATACTTTAGAAGTACTTACAAATATTGATGGAATAGTTAAAGTAAAATTCATTAGGCTATAG
- a CDS encoding glycosyl hydrolase family 18 protein codes for MRLQRNTQKRNRLRTILLALIFILSLGTYYFYTNLDSVINTFSSSEINDEFNLIIDNKGFLSELIIDGEEIYLPLEKVQEHIYQNIILDSEQRYGLVQLKNEHFYFSNADVDSYVKESPVTISFLIKKIDDTIFFPVKSTASLLGAQIDYFSDRDLLLITSNHSEYLIGKAIGDTSLKENDNTISKSITTIPKDSYIQIYESLDKYKVITPDGYRGYVSKSNIDVNTTSTTSIRHELNNANSYWSPPKQIGLVWDYIKYNNHDRTEQDKLNAVDILSPTWFRMVQEDGTILNSGNTNYVKDAKSKGYKIWGLVTNSFDPDLTSKFLDNKEAQNNFIRQILVYSAFYDLDGINIDFENIHYRDKDAFTSFVRFLTQKLHEQNLVVSIDVTIPSSSPNWSMVYDRAKLGEIVDYVAIMTYDEHWSSSPKSGSVASIGWVERGIQRTLDVIPPEKVLLGLPFYTRLWEEELLANNRVKVSSKAYGMNRVMEILEENNASIEWDELTGQYYSQYESEGKLYRVWLECDRSLALKASLIEKHNLAGYAAWRKDFEKDEVWLALDSIVKQGKSYNLLVFNEHIKY; via the coding sequence TTGAGACTTCAACGTAATACACAAAAGAGAAATAGGCTTAGAACAATACTTTTGGCATTAATATTTATATTGAGCTTAGGAACCTATTATTTTTATACTAACTTAGACTCTGTAATAAACACTTTTTCATCATCTGAAATTAATGATGAGTTTAATCTGATTATTGATAATAAAGGCTTTTTATCTGAACTTATAATAGATGGTGAGGAAATATACCTTCCATTAGAAAAAGTACAGGAGCATATTTATCAAAATATTATCTTAGATTCAGAACAACGCTATGGACTGGTTCAGTTAAAAAATGAACATTTTTATTTTAGTAATGCGGATGTAGACTCATATGTTAAAGAATCACCAGTAACAATTTCCTTTCTAATAAAGAAAATAGATGATACTATATTTTTTCCAGTAAAATCAACAGCTAGTCTGCTAGGGGCCCAAATCGACTATTTTTCCGATAGAGATTTACTTTTAATCACTTCCAATCACTCTGAATATTTGATTGGAAAAGCTATTGGTGATACTTCTTTGAAAGAAAATGATAATACAATATCTAAATCTATAACTACTATTCCAAAGGACTCATATATACAAATATATGAAAGTCTTGATAAGTATAAGGTTATTACTCCCGATGGCTATAGGGGATATGTATCTAAATCTAATATAGATGTTAATACAACTTCTACTACGTCCATAAGACATGAATTAAATAACGCTAACTCCTATTGGTCTCCACCTAAACAAATTGGTTTAGTATGGGATTATATAAAATATAATAATCACGATAGAACTGAGCAGGACAAACTTAATGCTGTAGATATTCTTTCCCCAACCTGGTTTAGAATGGTACAAGAGGATGGAACAATATTAAATAGTGGAAACACAAATTATGTTAAGGATGCTAAATCTAAAGGCTATAAAATATGGGGACTAGTGACAAATAGCTTTGATCCAGACTTAACAAGTAAATTTTTAGATAATAAAGAGGCTCAAAATAATTTTATTAGACAAATACTAGTTTATAGCGCATTTTATGATTTGGACGGTATTAATATCGACTTTGAAAATATTCATTATAGGGATAAGGATGCCTTCACTTCTTTCGTTAGGTTTCTTACACAAAAACTACATGAACAAAATCTTGTAGTATCAATTGACGTTACAATTCCTAGTAGTAGCCCGAATTGGTCTATGGTTTATGACAGAGCAAAACTAGGTGAAATTGTAGATTATGTTGCAATTATGACATATGATGAGCATTGGTCCTCAAGTCCTAAAAGTGGTTCAGTTGCATCAATTGGATGGGTTGAAAGAGGAATACAAAGAACATTGGATGTAATTCCTCCTGAGAAGGTTTTATTAGGCCTACCATTCTACACAAGACTATGGGAGGAGGAATTATTAGCAAATAATAGAGTGAAAGTATCATCAAAGGCTTATGGTATGAATCGAGTAATGGAAATATTAGAAGAAAATAACGCATCTATAGAATGGGATGAACTAACTGGTCAATACTATAGTCAATATGAAAGTGAAGGAAAACTCTATCGAGTATGGCTAGAGTGCGATAGATCCTTAGCCTTAAAGGCCTCACTTATAGAAAAGCATAATCTGGCTGGCTATGCTGCATGGAGAAAGGATTTTGAAAAAGATGAGGTTTGGCTCGCACTAGACAGTATAGTTAAACAAGGAAAAAGCTATAACCTTCTAGTTTTTAATGAGCATATTAAATACTAA
- a CDS encoding Fe-S-containing protein has translation MSKQYQSKKEQFTTQEKRKLPIILTAVGLVLITLIFFVMRGTNEQEKVEYFGNVVAAERSYIGEFISMTVVEPVVADGKIEIDFEEVNTNNIVYFEVENNENQLVPLMAYITPSGRLFTGSSMCEPCRGRTFSLAGETLVCDACRTTYTIEEHKFISGSKTCGQYPPVQMNNRIEDGKIVIDLDEVLQWRIRS, from the coding sequence ATGTCTAAACAATATCAAAGTAAAAAGGAACAATTTACCACCCAAGAGAAGAGGAAGTTACCAATTATCTTAACCGCCGTTGGTTTGGTTTTGATAACTTTAATATTCTTTGTAATGAGGGGCACGAATGAGCAAGAGAAAGTAGAGTATTTTGGTAATGTAGTAGCTGCAGAACGTTCATATATTGGAGAATTTATTTCTATGACGGTAGTTGAGCCTGTAGTTGCTGATGGTAAGATTGAAATAGATTTTGAAGAAGTAAATACAAACAATATAGTTTACTTTGAAGTAGAAAACAATGAAAATCAATTAGTTCCATTAATGGCGTATATTACGCCATCTGGTCGTCTTTTTACGGGTAGTAGTATGTGTGAACCATGCCGAGGACGTACTTTTTCTTTAGCTGGTGAGACTCTAGTTTGTGACGCTTGTCGTACTACGTACACTATAGAAGAACATAAATTTATTTCAGGATCTAAAACTTGCGGTCAATATCCACCGGTTCAGATGAACAATAGAATTGAAGATGGTAAAATTGTAATTGATTTAGATGAAGTACTACAATGGCGAATTCGTTCTTAA
- a CDS encoding tartrate dehydrogenase, with the protein MREYKIAVIPGDGIGNEVMDEGIKVLNLFAELKGDIKFTYEYFPWGCEYYLKTGKMMDDNGLDILKGFDSILLGAVGYPTVPDHISLHGLLIKIRQGFNQCVNLRPIKLLPGAPCPLKDKAPEDIDFVVIRENVEGEYSGVGGIRFADKPEEIAIQTSVFTRKNTEKVMKYAYDLAEKRNKKKKLTSTTKSNALNYSMVFWDKVFGEIGKQYPEVETESIHVDAISMFFIQKPQNYDVVVASNLFGDIITDLGAALQGGLGFAASGNLNIEKEFPSMFEPVHGSAPDIAGKGLANPIAMIWTAKMMLDDLLEDPKAEEIINAITDVLVEGKSLTPDLGGKATTQQVGDAICHKLKARLV; encoded by the coding sequence ATGAGAGAGTATAAAATTGCAGTTATCCCTGGGGACGGCATCGGAAATGAAGTTATGGATGAAGGTATAAAGGTTTTGAATTTATTTGCAGAGCTTAAAGGGGATATTAAATTTACTTATGAGTATTTCCCATGGGGCTGTGAATATTATTTAAAAACTGGAAAAATGATGGACGATAATGGACTTGATATATTAAAAGGATTTGACTCTATTCTATTAGGAGCCGTTGGATATCCAACTGTGCCAGATCATATTTCACTACATGGTCTTTTAATAAAAATACGTCAAGGTTTCAATCAATGTGTAAATCTAAGACCAATAAAGCTACTTCCTGGTGCACCATGCCCACTTAAGGATAAGGCACCAGAGGATATAGATTTTGTAGTTATTAGAGAAAATGTTGAAGGTGAGTACTCTGGTGTTGGTGGAATTAGATTTGCGGATAAACCAGAGGAGATTGCTATACAAACCTCAGTATTCACTAGAAAGAATACTGAAAAAGTTATGAAATATGCTTATGATTTAGCTGAAAAGAGAAATAAAAAGAAAAAATTAACTAGTACAACTAAATCAAATGCTTTAAATTATAGTATGGTATTTTGGGATAAGGTATTCGGTGAAATCGGTAAGCAATATCCAGAGGTTGAAACAGAATCAATCCATGTGGATGCAATATCAATGTTTTTTATACAAAAACCACAAAATTATGATGTAGTAGTTGCTTCAAACCTATTTGGAGATATAATTACAGATTTAGGTGCTGCACTACAAGGTGGTTTAGGATTTGCTGCAAGTGGAAATCTTAACATTGAAAAGGAATTCCCATCAATGTTTGAGCCAGTTCACGGATCAGCTCCAGATATTGCAGGCAAAGGTTTGGCTAATCCAATAGCAATGATTTGGACTGCTAAAATGATGCTTGATGATTTATTAGAAGATCCTAAAGCAGAAGAAATAATTAATGCCATAACAGATGTGCTAGTTGAGGGGAAAAGCCTAACACCTGATTTAGGTGGAAAAGCAACTACTCAGCAGGTCGGAGATGCAATCTGTCATAAGCTTAAAGCTAGATTAGTTTAA
- a CDS encoding CYTH domain-containing protein, with amino-acid sequence MKKNKEIELKLRLPNAQLGKDIMNDEFILSYTQSKILEVKCYEAIYLDSEEGNLNEAGLALRIRKEGEKWVATVKTKGSSVDGLHSRDEWDVEIENPVPSIEYFKNTSIYTDLQAALGGEILTSLFTTKFERRIVNLSVKEKSLIELAIDIGEIIVKNRREEIAEVELELKSGEAEDLSFIGDILIQKYGLVPEERSKFYRGLMLMKD; translated from the coding sequence ATGAAAAAAAATAAAGAAATTGAGTTAAAGTTAAGATTACCTAATGCGCAGCTGGGTAAAGATATAATGAATGACGAATTTATACTTAGTTATACCCAATCGAAAATATTAGAAGTGAAATGTTATGAAGCTATCTATTTAGATAGTGAGGAAGGCAACTTAAATGAGGCTGGTCTTGCACTTCGGATTCGAAAAGAAGGTGAAAAGTGGGTAGCTACAGTCAAGACAAAAGGTTCTTCGGTAGATGGTTTACATAGTAGGGATGAGTGGGATGTAGAAATAGAGAATCCGGTACCAAGCATAGAATACTTTAAAAATACTAGTATCTATACAGATTTACAAGCTGCTTTAGGTGGAGAAATTTTAACCAGCCTGTTTACCACTAAATTTGAAAGAAGAATAGTAAATTTGTCTGTAAAAGAAAAGAGTTTGATTGAATTAGCTATTGATATTGGCGAGATTATTGTGAAAAACAGACGAGAAGAAATCGCAGAGGTAGAATTAGAATTAAAATCTGGAGAAGCTGAAGATTTAAGTTTTATTGGAGACATATTAATACAAAAATATGGCTTAGTACCAGAAGAACGGAGTAAATTTTATAGGGGATTAATGTTAATGAAAGATTAA